The genomic DNA CTTCGGGGGCGGCACGGATTATCCCGCGTGGTATCGCGAGCGCGGGGGTGCCGTGCTCGTGACCACTATGAACAAGTACTGCTATCTCTCGTGCCGGTGGCTGCCGCCGTTTTTTGACTACGCCAGCCGGGTTGTCTGGTCGCAGATCGAGCTGGTGAACGATGCCTCTAAGATCCAGCATCCGGTGGTCCGGGAGACGCTGAAATTTCTCAACATCACGCAGGGTGTTGAGCTCCACCATACCGGAGATCTGCCAGCGCGGACGGGCTTAGGCTCAAGCTCCTCATTTACCGTTGGCCTGCTGCACGCCCTGTATGGGCTCAAGGGAATGATGCCCAGCAAAGCCCAGCTCGCCCGCGATGCCATTCATGTGGAGCAGGAGCGGCTCAACGAACATGTCGGATGCCAGGACCAGGTGATCACCGCCTTCGGCGGATTGAATCGCATCGAATTTCTGCGGGATGGCACGTTTCACGTCTCGCCCGTCATGCTGGCGGAGGATCGCCTCGCGGAGCTCCAAGACCATCTCATGCTGTTTTTCACCGGGGTCTCCCGCAATGCGTCTGAGATCGCCGCGGAGCAGATCAAGGCGACCGAGCGCAAGGTCGCCGAACTGCAGCGGATGCACCAGATGGTGGATGAAGCGATTCGCCTGCTGCAGGGGACGGAGGACATCGCAGTACTCGGCCGCCTGCTCCATGACGGATGGCAGCTGAAGAAGAGCCTGACCGACCGAATCTCCACGGCGCAGATCGACGAGATGTACGACGCGGCTCTCCGGGCCGGGGCGATCGGCGGCAAGCTACTGGGGGCTGGCGGGGGCGGGTTTTTCCTGGTGTTCGCCAGGCCCACAGATCATGAGCGCGTGAGCGAAGCGCTCCGCGATCTGCTGCATGTGCCGTTTCGGTTCGAGCACGCAGGCAGCCGAATTATTTTTTACGAGCCGCAAGAAGTTCCCGAGCGAGAACGCATCACCACTGGGACGTGACATGCCCAAGCCAGGAGAGATCGGGGGAAGCGTCGCTTGCGCGCCAGCGCTTTCTGTGATCATTCCCATCTTCAACGAGGAGGCGATTCTGCTAGAGCTGGCCGAGCGGCTCACCCGCTGCCTGTGGGAGATGGGGGTGTCCTATGAGATCATCTTCGTGGATGATGGCAGCACGGACCGTTCGGGGGACATCTTGGAGCGCCTCGCGGCTGACTCGCACATTCGAGCGGTCCAGCTCTCACGGAACTTCGGCTTGACCATCGCGGTGACCGCAGGCCTGGATCATGCGAGCGGCGAGCTCATCGCGCTGATGGATGGGGATCTGCAGGATGCCCCGGAAGATTTGCCGACGCTGGTGGCCAAGGTGCGCGAAGGTTACGATGTCGTCTACGCCATCCGGACCAAGCGCAAGGAGTCGATCATCAAGCGCGCCGTGGTCTTCGCGTTCTATCGGATGCTCAGTCGCATGACCTCGACCCCGCTGCCTGTGGATTCAGGGCTGTTCTCGGTGATGACCCGTCCGGTCGTCAACGCCCTGAAGCGTTTGCCTGAGCGTAGCCGCTACCTCAGTGGATTGCGAGCCTGGGTGGGCTTCACGCAATGTGGGGTTCCGATCGAGCGGGCCACCCGGCGAGTCGGAGCACCCCGTCAGACCTGGCGCAAGCTCAGTCGTCTGGCGATCGATGGGATGGTGTCATTCTCGTACGTCCCGCTGCGTCTGGCGACCGTGGCCGGGATCGTCACGGCGATCCTCTCGGCTGCTGGCGGCGTGTGGGCGGTATACATGCGATTGTCGAGCGTCAATCCGCCCCCTGGCTGGGCGTCAATCGTGCTCATCGTGCTGTTCATCGGTAGCGTTCAACTGTTGGCGCTCGGCGTGATCGGAGAGTACATCGGGCGGGTCTATGATGAAGTGAAGGGCAGGCCGCTCTACGTGGTTCGAGCACGGAAAGGATTTGCTCAGCAGGCGGAGGCCGCAGGATGGCAGGTCGGGACCGGATGCGAATCGCGTTAGTTGACGTGCGCTCCGGTCGGCGCGAGTGCATCAATCGGGATTTCATGGCCGGCTATGGCTGGGCGTTCAACGCCGGCGATTCCTTCCCAGCCAAGCTCATCGAGATGGCCAAGCTCTTTGGCGAGCGCGTGCCGCTGATGTCGTATGGGTATCTCTCCGCGTTCTTCCGGCGCGCCGGCCATGAGGTGATCGTGGGGCCCGGGGTGCCGGACGATGCCGACCTAGCGATCATCCAATCCTCCATGGTGGAGCACACCGCCGAGCTGCGCACCGCCGACCGAATTCGGCAGACCACGCGCGCCAAGATCGGGTTCATCGGGCCGTTTTCCGGGGCGAGGCCTGAGCTGTATGAAGCCCATGCGGATTTTATCATCCGAGGAGAGCCTGAAGTCTGGGGCGAGCGGCTCGCTCAAGGCGACATCCCGGCAGGTGTCGTGAACGGAACCGAGAAGCTCAAGGTCGACGATCTGCCGTTTCCGGATTGGTCGCCGTTTCCCATCCGCTCCTACTCGTACCTGCCGGTCTTGAAGGAACGGCCGTTTTTGCCGATCCTCAGCAGCCGGGGATGTGTCTATGCGTGCAGCTATTGTCCCTACCCGGTCTTCTACGAATGGAACAAGCGAAGCGCGTCGAGTGTCCTGCAGGAGATCGCCTTCCTGGTCGAGCGATACGGCATCCGCGGCCTGCTGTTCCGCGATCCCTTGTTCACCGCGGATCGCAAGCGGATCGTCGCCATCTGCGAAGGGATCATCAAGGCCGGCCACCGCCTGCGATGGGCGTGCGAGACCAGGCTGGATTTGCTCGATCAGTCGCTGCTCGATCTCATGGAGCGGGCTGGCCTGCGAGTCCTCAACGTGGCGGTCGAGTCAGCCGATGACACGGTGCTGATGGGTGTCAAGCGCAAGAACGCGACGGTGAGCCACCAAGAGACGATCATCCGCTACTGCGATCGCAAGGGCATCCGGGTGACCGTGTTCTACGTGCTGGCACTTCCGGAAGACACCGAAGCGACGATTCGAAAAACCGTGGCCCATGCGAAACGGCTCAACACGCATGTCGCGCAGTTCTTCGTCTGCACGCCGTTTCCTGGCACCGCTTTTTACGAGTCGTTGAAAGAGCGGATCGTTGAGGCCGACTGGGAACGCTTCGACTGCTATACGCCGACGTTTCGGCATGACCATCTGCAGCCGGAGCAAATCGTGCGGCTGAAAGAGCACGCCTACTGTTCCTATTATTATCGGCCCGCATGGCTGCTGGCCTGTCTGCGCCGAGCCAGCCGGGCGCTGATCCACGGGTGAAGGGAGCCGTCGTATGCGCGTGCTGGTGACTGGGGCGAGCGGGTTTCTTGGCGCGGCCTTGGCGCGCGCTCATCGAGCCTCCGGCGATGAGGTGCTGGCACTCCGGCACACCACGCCGCTGCCGCCAGATCTGGCCGGCGCGGTCGAAGAGTTGCGCGGAGACCTGCGGGACGCGGAGCGTCTTGGCCGGCCCGCGGTGGATGTGCTCTACCATTGCGCGGCGCTGATGGCAGATCGCGAAGACGCCCCCTACGCGGAATTTCATCGCATCAACGTCCTGGGGACGGTGTCGTTGCTGCGCGCTGCGCGGTCGATGGGTCTGAAGCGCTTCGTCCATGTCAGTTCGGCCGGGGTGCTCGGACACACCCAGGCTCCAGCGACGGAAGCCGACCCGTACGGCCGCACGCTGACGAAGTACGAGCGTTCAAAAATGGAAGCGGAAATCATCGCGCGGCAAGCGATGCAAGACGGGCTGCCGGTCACCATCGTGCGGCCGGCACAGCTCTATGGGCCGGGCATGCGGCATCTCTGGCCGAAACTCATTGACGCCATCCGCCGAGGACGCGCCGTGCGGCCCGGGCCGGGGGCGGCGAAGATCCACTTCACCCATA from Candidatus Omnitrophota bacterium includes the following:
- a CDS encoding kinase; this translates as MIISRTPFRISLFGGGTDYPAWYRERGGAVLVTTMNKYCYLSCRWLPPFFDYASRVVWSQIELVNDASKIQHPVVRETLKFLNITQGVELHHTGDLPARTGLGSSSSFTVGLLHALYGLKGMMPSKAQLARDAIHVEQERLNEHVGCQDQVITAFGGLNRIEFLRDGTFHVSPVMLAEDRLAELQDHLMLFFTGVSRNASEIAAEQIKATERKVAELQRMHQMVDEAIRLLQGTEDIAVLGRLLHDGWQLKKSLTDRISTAQIDEMYDAALRAGAIGGKLLGAGGGGFFLVFARPTDHERVSEALRDLLHVPFRFEHAGSRIIFYEPQEVPERERITTGT
- a CDS encoding glycosyltransferase family 2 protein; translated protein: MPKPGEIGGSVACAPALSVIIPIFNEEAILLELAERLTRCLWEMGVSYEIIFVDDGSTDRSGDILERLAADSHIRAVQLSRNFGLTIAVTAGLDHASGELIALMDGDLQDAPEDLPTLVAKVREGYDVVYAIRTKRKESIIKRAVVFAFYRMLSRMTSTPLPVDSGLFSVMTRPVVNALKRLPERSRYLSGLRAWVGFTQCGVPIERATRRVGAPRQTWRKLSRLAIDGMVSFSYVPLRLATVAGIVTAILSAAGGVWAVYMRLSSVNPPPGWASIVLIVLFIGSVQLLALGVIGEYIGRVYDEVKGRPLYVVRARKGFAQQAEAAGWQVGTGCESR
- a CDS encoding radical SAM protein, with the translated sequence MRIALVDVRSGRRECINRDFMAGYGWAFNAGDSFPAKLIEMAKLFGERVPLMSYGYLSAFFRRAGHEVIVGPGVPDDADLAIIQSSMVEHTAELRTADRIRQTTRAKIGFIGPFSGARPELYEAHADFIIRGEPEVWGERLAQGDIPAGVVNGTEKLKVDDLPFPDWSPFPIRSYSYLPVLKERPFLPILSSRGCVYACSYCPYPVFYEWNKRSASSVLQEIAFLVERYGIRGLLFRDPLFTADRKRIVAICEGIIKAGHRLRWACETRLDLLDQSLLDLMERAGLRVLNVAVESADDTVLMGVKRKNATVSHQETIIRYCDRKGIRVTVFYVLALPEDTEATIRKTVAHAKRLNTHVAQFFVCTPFPGTAFYESLKERIVEADWERFDCYTPTFRHDHLQPEQIVRLKEHAYCSYYYRPAWLLACLRRASRALIHG
- a CDS encoding NAD-dependent epimerase/dehydratase family protein encodes the protein MRVLVTGASGFLGAALARAHRASGDEVLALRHTTPLPPDLAGAVEELRGDLRDAERLGRPAVDVLYHCAALMADREDAPYAEFHRINVLGTVSLLRAARSMGLKRFVHVSSAGVLGHTQAPATEADPYGRTLTKYERSKMEAEIIARQAMQDGLPVTIVRPAQLYGPGMRHLWPKLIDAIRRGRAVRPGPGAAKIHFTHIDDVVCGIRLAAEAPCAVGQLYHLAAASPVTARHALESIARALGVRPPRPVPYWPVWAAAAAVERLPWHLRSGPWRMLTVHHVELFARDRVYAIDKARTELGYGPVVSWDDALASVVASYVEPQVPLHHPQPTDPLERMVR